The Ailuropoda melanoleuca isolate Jingjing unplaced genomic scaffold, ASM200744v2 unplaced-scaffold11112, whole genome shotgun sequence genome window below encodes:
- the LOC100477099 gene encoding olfactory receptor 51S1 produces FVHVFSVMESSVLLAMALDRALPICRPLHYPTLLTNDVLSKIGVAIAFRCLGLHLPLPFLLAHMPYCHPQILTHSYCLHPDIAHLACPGAWSAVYSLLVVLSAMGLDPLLIFFSYGLIGRVLQGLGPSEDRWKAAQTCAAHLSAVLLFYVPMILLALIDRLRVPVPQPAHTLLSYVHFLLPPLMNPILYSVKMKEIRERILKRLQSKKVGWAQ; encoded by the coding sequence CCATGGCCTTAGATCGAGCACTACCCATCTGCCGCCCTCTCCACTACCCAACGCTCCTCACCAACGATGTCCTGAGCAAGATTGGTGTGGCTATCGCTTTCCGATGCCTGGGTCTCCACCTGCCCCTGCCATTCCTCCTGGCCCACATGCCCTACTGCCACCCCCAGATTCTGACCCATTCTTACTGCCTGCACCCAGATATAGCCCATTTGGCCTGCCCGGGAGCTTGGAGTGCAGTCTACAGTCTCTTGGTGGTTCTGTCAGCCATGGGATTAGACCCCCTGCTGATTTTCTTCTCCTATGGCCTAATTGGCAGGGTGTTGCAAGGTTTGGGACCCAGCGAGGATCGCTGGAAGGCTGCTCAAACCTGTGCTGCCCACCTCTCTGCTGTGCTCCTCTTCTATGTGCCCATGATCCTCCTGGCCCTCATTGACCGTCTCAGGGTGCCAGTACCTCAGCCTGCCCATACTCTTCTCTCCTATGTTCACTTCCTGCTTCCTCCACTGATGAACCCGATTCTCTATAGTGTCAAGATGAAGGAGATTAGAGAGAGAATACTCAAGAGGTTACAGTCCAAGAAGGTGGGTTGGGCTCAATGA